Proteins encoded within one genomic window of Jiangella mangrovi:
- a CDS encoding GNAT family N-acetyltransferase: MGELALVGGLAGEHVVLRPVAADDVPMLLHIISTPEVKQWWDPAGLGDGWLLDDSSTTRYTILAGRRIAGLIQYWEVDNPRDRHAGIEILLDPDLHGRGLGRDAVGTLARHLFDDCDHHRIVVETAATNELAIRCCAAVGFRPVGMITGRDGLVMDLLSTDFA, from the coding sequence ATGGGCGAATTGGCACTCGTGGGCGGATTGGCCGGCGAGCACGTCGTCCTGCGCCCCGTCGCGGCCGATGACGTGCCCATGCTGCTGCACATCATCAGCACGCCCGAGGTCAAGCAGTGGTGGGATCCGGCCGGCCTCGGCGACGGCTGGCTGCTCGACGACAGCTCCACGACGCGGTACACGATCCTGGCCGGGCGGCGCATCGCCGGGCTGATCCAGTACTGGGAGGTCGACAACCCGCGCGACCGCCACGCCGGCATCGAGATCCTGCTCGACCCCGACCTGCACGGCCGCGGGCTGGGCCGCGACGCCGTCGGCACCCTGGCCCGGCACCTGTTCGACGACTGCGACCATCACCGCATCGTCGTCGAGACGGCCGCCACCAACGAGTTGGCGATCCGCTGCTGCGCAGCCGTCGGCTTCCGCCCCGTCGGCATGATCACCGGCCGCGACGGCCTGGTCATGGATCTCCTCAGCACCGACTTCGCCTAA